In Hippoglossus stenolepis isolate QCI-W04-F060 chromosome 13, HSTE1.2, whole genome shotgun sequence, a single genomic region encodes these proteins:
- the LOC118120239 gene encoding ermin yields METSQPPPKPPRLTVEEENALVSQVLEIIGGFTVEALQSLDQPEERDVWLMEEGDDSVFYSDEDQTHQDVKGDASCDAGAEPVPQRDVDKDNLEMEKPTTLLTEREEECQELQSQKIELVHESDSTHAGAEADPSPETLVSTSGESLQPNCTNADVQTQAGPDASSDTANLQVTDEKEAQTPNPESLHVTKEESCTRLREEADVQISGDRRMKEKQRPEQDPNCHDPVEFRQGSTCRGYSTLPAQKKPADEKSFDHVNLSKYSTVSYRKIRRGNTRQKIDEFEYMIMNL; encoded by the exons ATGGAGACAAGCCAGCCACCTCCAAAGCCCCCGAGACTCACGGTAGAGGAAGAAAATGCACTGGTGTCCCAAGTGCTGGAGATCATCGGGGGGTTCACGGTGGAGGCCCTGCAGTCCCTGGATCAGCCTGAGGAGAGAGATGTGTGGTTGATGGAGGAAGGAGACGACTCTGTGTTCTACAGCGATGAAGACCAAACTCATCAGGATGTAAAAGGCGACGCATCTTGTGATGCTGGTGCAGAACCCGTCCCTCAGAGGGACGTTGACAAGGACAATTTAGAGATGGAGAAGCCAACGACTCTCCTGACAGAGCGAGAAGAGGAATGCCAAGAGCTCCAGAGTCAAAAGATTGAACTCGTGCATGAGTCAGATTCTACACATGCAGGAGCAGAGGCTGATCCCAGTCCAGAGACCTTAGTGAGCACTAGCGGAGAATCTCTGCAGCCAAACTGTACAAATGCAGACGTGCAAACACAGGCTGGGCCAGATGCATCATCAGACACAG CAAATCTACAAGTCACAGATGAGAAAGAGGCTCAGACCCCAAATCCTGAATCTTTACATGTGACTAAGGAGGAGAGTTGTACGAGGCTGAGGGAGGAGGCAGACGTCCAGATATCAGGTGATAGAAGAATGAAGGAAAAGCAGAGGCCTGAGCAGGACCCTAACTGCCATGATCCTGTGGAGTTTCGTCAGGGCTCCACCTGTCGGGGCTACTCCACCCTGCCTGCACAGAAGAAACCCGCTGACGAGAAATCCTTCGATCACGTCAACTTGTCCAAGTACAGCACAGTGTCCTACCGCAAGATCCGCCGAGGCAACACCCGCCAGAAGATCGATGAGTTTGAGTACATGATTATGAACTTGTAA
- the LOC118120420 gene encoding cytohesin-interacting protein — MRLCFADAGPPQSSHDVDFRFDTFYSWLHSGAGPHSQSCCGRTGWCFEDYSTMQSTMNSNGLQRQGSQEIVDNTHRKKRSLWSRRSLRGNNDRHRQNTSSLPRDCKPKRTNSLVDYSDPQRTTIVLEKQDNETFGFEIQTYGLQLKNISAVEMCTSVSNVQEDSAAESAGLTAGDVIVTINGVSIEGLSHQDILALIRESTNSLMMETVCGNVVKQIELEKRVNLLKQSLHEKRVELQVLTLQEKRLMRGNLNDSSFHLSTDSSLSSPTGRTHGRRFSSDSSYRSAATDDSDQVSVFGDMCSPSPCSAASTTDDSCFFSRDFHSKDSSSRFSLSSGHHHHHQHSIGRSSSSSFDGSSSSLSPSWDETRITSLFGTLPRKSRRASVRKHILKLIPGLQRSVEEDETNTQ; from the exons ATGAGGCTGTGTTTTGCAGATGCGGGTCCACCACAATCATCACATGATGTGGATTTCCgctttgacacattttactctTGGCTGCACAGCGGGGCCGGGCCACACAGTCAGAGCTGCTGCGGCAGGACAGGATGGTGCTTTGAGGACTACTCCACCATGCAGTCCACCATGAATTCCAATGGGCTTCAACGCCAGGGCAGTCAAGAGATTGTGGATAACACTCACAGGAAGAAACGTTCTCTGTGGTCCCGACGTTCCCTGAGGGGGAACAATGATCGACACCGGCAGAACACAAGCTCACTGCCCCGAGACTGCAAG CCCAAACGAACCAACTCACTGGTCGACTACTCTGACCCACAAAG GACAACAATTGTACTGGAAAAGCAAGACAATGAAACATTCGGGTTTGAAATTCAG ACCTACGGACTGCAGCTGAAGAACATCTCTGCAGTGGAGATGTGCACTTCTGTGAGCAACGTGCAGGAGGACAGTGCTGCAGAGAGCGCAGGCCTGACCGCAG GCGATGTGATCGTCACCATCAACGGGGTCAGTATCGAAGGGTTGTCTCATCAGGACATACTTGCTCTGATAAGAGAATCAACCAACAGTCTGAT GATGGAGACTGTATGTGGGAACGTGGTGAAGCAGATAGAGCTGGAGAAGAGGGTGAACCTGCTCAAG CAATCACTACATGAGAAACGGGTGGAGCTGCAAGTGCTGACATTACAGGAAAAACGTCTGATGCGAG GTAACTTGAACGACAGCAGCTTCCACCTCTCCACAGACTCCTCTTTGAGCTCCCCCACAGGCCGCACACATGGCCGGCGTTTTTCCAGTGACAGTAGCTACAGGAGTGCTGCGACTGATGACAGTGACCAGGTCAGCGTGTTTGGGGACATGTGCTCCCCCAGCCCCTGCAGTGCAGCCAGCACCACAGACGAcagctgcttcttctccagAGATTTCCACTCGAAGGACAGCTCCAGCAGGTTCTCACTGAGCTCCggccatcatcaccaccaccaacaTTCCATCGGccgctccagcagctccagcttcgacggcagcagcagctccctctctccctcgtgGGATGAGACGAGGATCACCTCCTTGTTTGGGACCCTGCCCAGGAAAAGCCGGCGAGCCAGTGTTCGCAAACACATCCTCAAGTTGATTCCTGGACTCCAGCGATCAGTTGAGGAGGATGAGACAAACACTCAGTGA
- the LOC118120418 gene encoding activin receptor type-1C isoform X2 encodes MSCSGKRSVQAALILVCVAQLTAGLKCVCQLCANHTCETTSGGACWNSVMLIDGTEETVKSCLSPTEMKGQVFCYSSRNVSKRNCCFTDFCNNETLHLHTERPLEEPESWSRLQLSVVILVPSCLLCVGVLLGVFVVQGHYCAYSRAHKHDPEDPLDDQMIMSADKCLQDLIYDMSTSGSGSGLPLLVQRTIARTIVLQVTIGKGRFGEVWRGKWRGEDVAVKIFSTRDERSWFREAEIYQTILLRHENILGFIAADSKDNGLWTQLWLVSEYHEHGSLYDYLNRYTVSMEGMVVLALSIASGLAHLHMEIIGTQGKPAIAHRDLKSKNVLVKNNGTAVIADLGMAVKHDSNTNTIDIPPNHRVGTKRYMAPEILDETINMSNFESFKRADIYSLGLVFWELARRCSIRDPAVEDMRKVVCDQKLRPSIPNQWQSCEAMRVMGKVMRECWYANSAARLTALRVKKTVSQLSMIKDVKE; translated from the exons ATGAGTTGTTCCGGGAAGCGGAGCGTTCAGGCGGCGTTGATCCTCGTGTGTGTCGCCCAGCTGACTGCAG gtctgaagtgtgtgtgtcagctgtgcGCCAACCACACCTGCGAGACGACCTCAGGCGGCGCCTGCTGGAACTCGGTGATGTTGATTGACGGGACGGAGGAGACGGTGAAGTCCTGCCTGTCGCCCACTGAGATGAAGGGCCAGGTCTTCTGCTACAGCTCCCGCAACGTCTCCAAGAGGAACTGCTGCTTCACTGATTTCTGCAACAATGAGACTCTGCACCTACACACAG AGAGGCCTTTGGAAGAACCTGAAAGCTGGAGCAGGCTGCAGCTCTCGGTGGTGATCCTGGTGCCGTCCTGCCTGCTGTGTGTGGGGGTCCTTCTCGGCGTGTTCGTCGTGCAGGGCCACTACTGTGCCTACAGTCGAGCCCACAAGCATGACCCCGAGGACCCCCTGGATGACCAGATGATCATGTCAGCGGACAAATGTCTCCAGGATCTGATCTATGACATGAGCACCTCGGGCTCTGGATCAG GTCTGCCACTGCTGGTGCAGAGAACCATAGCTCGGACCATCGTGCTGCAGGTGACTATTGGGAAGGGTCGATTCGGTGAGGTGTGGCGGGGCAAGTGGCGAGGGGAGGACGTGGCGGTGAAGATCTTCTCCACCAGGGACGAGAGGTCCTGGTTTCGTGAGGCAGAGATTTATCAGACCATCTTGCTCAGACACGAGAACATCCTGGGATTCATTGCTGCAGACAGCAAAG ATAACGGCCTGTGGACTCAGCTCTGGCTGGTGTCGGAGTACCATGAGCACGGCTCCCTGTATGATTACCTGAACAGGTACACGGTGTCGATGGAGGGCATGGTCGTCCTGGCCTTATCAATAGCCAGTGGGCTGGCCCATCTCCACATGGAAATCATTGGCACCCAGG GGAAACCTGCCATCGCTCACAGAGACCTCAAGTCCAAAAATGTCCTGGTGAAGAACAACGGCACAGCGGTCATCGCAGATTTGGGTATGGCCGTTAAACACGACTCCAACACCAACACCATCGACATACCGCCCAACCACAGAGTGGGAACCAAAAG GTACATGGCCCCAGAAATTCTGGACGAGACGATCAATATGAGCAACTTTGAATCGTTCAAGCGAGCGGACATCTACTCGCTCGGCCTGGTGTTCTGGGAACTGGCCCGAAGATGCTCTATTAGGG ATCCGGCCGTCGAGGACATGAGGAAGGTGGTGTGCGATCAGAAGCTCCGACCCAGCATTCCCAACCAGTGGCAGAGCTGTGAG GCGATGCGTGTAATGGGCAAAGTGATGAGAGAGTGCTGGTACGCCAACTCCGCCGCTCGTCTCACTGCGCTGCGGGTCAAGAAAACCGTCTCTCAGCTGTCCATGATCAAGGATGTCAAAGAATAG
- the LOC118120418 gene encoding activin receptor type-1C isoform X1, translated as MSCSGKRSVQAALILVCVAQLTAGLKCVCQLCANHTCETTSGGACWNSVMLIDGTEETVKSCLSPTEMKGQVFCYSSRNVSKRNCCFTDFCNNETLHLHTERPLEEPESWSRLQLSVVILVPSCLLCVGVLLGVFVVQGHYCAYSRAHKHDPEDPLDDQMIMSADKCLQDLIYDMSTSGSGSGLPLLVQRTIARTIVLQVTIGKGRFGEVWRGKWRGEDVAVKIFSTRDERSWFREAEIYQTILLRHENILGFIAADSKDNGLWTQLWLVSEYHEHGSLYDYLNRYTVSMEGMVVLALSIASGLAHLHMEIIGTQGKPAIAHRDLKSKNVLVKNNGTAVIADLGMAVKHDSNTNTIDIPPNHRVGTKRYMAPEILDETINMSNFESFKRADIYSLGLVFWELARRCSIRGLNEDFQLPYYDLVPSDPAVEDMRKVVCDQKLRPSIPNQWQSCEAMRVMGKVMRECWYANSAARLTALRVKKTVSQLSMIKDVKE; from the exons ATGAGTTGTTCCGGGAAGCGGAGCGTTCAGGCGGCGTTGATCCTCGTGTGTGTCGCCCAGCTGACTGCAG gtctgaagtgtgtgtgtcagctgtgcGCCAACCACACCTGCGAGACGACCTCAGGCGGCGCCTGCTGGAACTCGGTGATGTTGATTGACGGGACGGAGGAGACGGTGAAGTCCTGCCTGTCGCCCACTGAGATGAAGGGCCAGGTCTTCTGCTACAGCTCCCGCAACGTCTCCAAGAGGAACTGCTGCTTCACTGATTTCTGCAACAATGAGACTCTGCACCTACACACAG AGAGGCCTTTGGAAGAACCTGAAAGCTGGAGCAGGCTGCAGCTCTCGGTGGTGATCCTGGTGCCGTCCTGCCTGCTGTGTGTGGGGGTCCTTCTCGGCGTGTTCGTCGTGCAGGGCCACTACTGTGCCTACAGTCGAGCCCACAAGCATGACCCCGAGGACCCCCTGGATGACCAGATGATCATGTCAGCGGACAAATGTCTCCAGGATCTGATCTATGACATGAGCACCTCGGGCTCTGGATCAG GTCTGCCACTGCTGGTGCAGAGAACCATAGCTCGGACCATCGTGCTGCAGGTGACTATTGGGAAGGGTCGATTCGGTGAGGTGTGGCGGGGCAAGTGGCGAGGGGAGGACGTGGCGGTGAAGATCTTCTCCACCAGGGACGAGAGGTCCTGGTTTCGTGAGGCAGAGATTTATCAGACCATCTTGCTCAGACACGAGAACATCCTGGGATTCATTGCTGCAGACAGCAAAG ATAACGGCCTGTGGACTCAGCTCTGGCTGGTGTCGGAGTACCATGAGCACGGCTCCCTGTATGATTACCTGAACAGGTACACGGTGTCGATGGAGGGCATGGTCGTCCTGGCCTTATCAATAGCCAGTGGGCTGGCCCATCTCCACATGGAAATCATTGGCACCCAGG GGAAACCTGCCATCGCTCACAGAGACCTCAAGTCCAAAAATGTCCTGGTGAAGAACAACGGCACAGCGGTCATCGCAGATTTGGGTATGGCCGTTAAACACGACTCCAACACCAACACCATCGACATACCGCCCAACCACAGAGTGGGAACCAAAAG GTACATGGCCCCAGAAATTCTGGACGAGACGATCAATATGAGCAACTTTGAATCGTTCAAGCGAGCGGACATCTACTCGCTCGGCCTGGTGTTCTGGGAACTGGCCCGAAGATGCTCTATTAGGG GACTTAATGAAGATTTCCAGCTGCCTTATTACGACCTTGTGCCTTCAGATCCGGCCGTCGAGGACATGAGGAAGGTGGTGTGCGATCAGAAGCTCCGACCCAGCATTCCCAACCAGTGGCAGAGCTGTGAG GCGATGCGTGTAATGGGCAAAGTGATGAGAGAGTGCTGGTACGCCAACTCCGCCGCTCGTCTCACTGCGCTGCGGGTCAAGAAAACCGTCTCTCAGCTGTCCATGATCAAGGATGTCAAAGAATAG